From the genome of Fibrobacterota bacterium, one region includes:
- the ychF gene encoding redox-regulated ATPase YchF, whose amino-acid sequence MGFKCGIVGLPNVGKSTIFNALTSAGAEAANFPFCTKEPNVGMVGIPDIRLKELAKVYKPKRELPAVMQFVDIAGLVKGASQGEGLGNQFLAHIRETDAIMHVVRCFEDIDITHVDGSVDPVRDADVVNTELALRDMDMVDKKLSKDKKLAALATAEAKEARVRVAVFEKLKVCLDAGNPARTAGLTKEEMLLVKDLGLLTLKPMFYCANVLETEIHTGNDHVKKISAYAAEHHCEVLTFSGKIESEIAELNEEEKASFLEEMGLKESGLAMVIRKGFSMLGLQTYFTAGEQEVRAWTIHKGWTAPQAAGVIHSDFERGFISAETLGYADFTKYGTWQAAKEKGLVRKEGKEYVVKDGDIMHFLFNV is encoded by the coding sequence ATGGGTTTCAAATGCGGCATTGTCGGCCTGCCAAACGTCGGGAAATCGACCATTTTCAACGCGCTCACTAGCGCCGGGGCTGAGGCCGCCAACTTCCCTTTCTGCACCAAAGAACCCAATGTGGGAATGGTAGGGATTCCGGACATACGGCTCAAGGAGCTCGCAAAGGTCTATAAACCCAAGCGCGAGCTGCCGGCGGTCATGCAATTCGTCGACATCGCCGGCTTGGTAAAGGGGGCCTCCCAGGGCGAAGGCTTGGGCAACCAATTCTTGGCGCATATCCGCGAGACGGACGCTATCATGCACGTGGTCCGCTGCTTCGAGGACATCGACATCACCCATGTGGACGGCAGCGTGGACCCGGTGCGGGACGCCGACGTCGTGAATACCGAGTTGGCCCTCCGCGACATGGACATGGTAGACAAGAAGCTTTCCAAGGATAAGAAGCTGGCGGCGCTGGCTACGGCCGAAGCCAAAGAGGCCCGGGTGCGCGTGGCGGTTTTCGAGAAGCTCAAGGTGTGCCTGGACGCCGGCAATCCCGCCCGCACGGCCGGCCTGACGAAGGAAGAGATGCTCCTGGTCAAGGACCTGGGCCTTCTGACCTTGAAGCCGATGTTCTATTGCGCCAACGTGCTCGAGACGGAAATCCACACCGGCAACGATCACGTCAAGAAGATCAGCGCGTATGCCGCCGAGCATCATTGCGAAGTGCTGACGTTCAGCGGCAAGATCGAAAGCGAAATCGCGGAGCTGAACGAAGAGGAAAAGGCCTCCTTCCTGGAGGAGATGGGCCTCAAGGAAAGCGGTCTCGCCATGGTCATCCGCAAGGGCTTTTCCATGTTGGGCCTGCAGACCTACTTCACCGCCGGCGAACAGGAGGTCCGGGCCTGGACCATACATAAGGGCTGGACCGCCCCCCAGGCCGCCGGGGTCATCCATAGCGATTTCGAGCGCGGCTTCATCAGCGCCGAGACCCTCGGCTACGCCGACTTCACCAAATACGGGACCTGGCAGGCCGCCAAGGAAAAGGGCCTTGTCCGCAAGGAGGGCAAGGAATACGTGGTGAAGGACGGGGACATCATGCATTTTCTCTTTAATGTCTGA